The genomic DNA AACGATGGAAACCAGAGAGGATGTTCTTGGTTTTTTACATGAAGCGTTTCAGGCGCAGGTGTCGTTAAGTGAAGTAGGAAGAACAGAAGAAGAAATAAATTCGATTTTAAAGCCTTACTTTACGAATTCCTATAATCAGCTTTTTAAAAAGGAAAATATGGTGGAAGAGAATGGATTACAGTTTACCTATGGAACGGATTTTGCACCTTACTACATTCCTTTTTTTCAATTTTCTGACCAAACAGAAATAGTCATAAATAAAAACAATATTTATGTGTATGAATTTTTTAAAGGGGTAAATGAGGGACCTGTCATATACAAAGACCATTATGAAGCGATCATTTTGAAAAAAGAGCATACAAGGGATTGGAAAATAAGTGAATATGTATACGACTTTAATCCATCCACAGATATTGCTCCTGAAAGAGAAGAGGAAAAAAAGAATAGTCTAGAAAAAAACAATCCTCTTCTAACATTAATGATTAGCACTCTTCATCATATAAAACTGACCGCGAGTTTTTTTAACCATTATATAGCATTTGGAAACGAGTAGAGTGAAACAAAACTCTACTCGTTTTTGTTTGATAGACCAAGTGCTTCTATAATTCGCTCTTGTTCAAATCCAATAATCACATCTCCATTAATAACAATGGTTGGCGTAGAGTATGAACCAAGCTTAATTAATTCATCTCGAGCGGAAGAATCTTTTTTAATATCCTTAAGTTCATAAGAGATATTTTGTTCATTAAAAAAGTTTTTCGTAAACTCACAAGGGGGACAGCCTGGCTGGGTGTATAAGGTAACTTTGTTCATTGTATTCCTCTATTCTAGGTATATTTTTGTTTGTCGATAAAATCAATTAATCCCATAGCGCATATGCTCAAGTCTAAAGAAATGACCTCATTTACTTTATGGTTTCTTGAAATAGAATAAGATTCTAAATGATCTTGTATCATTTCAGATAAGTATTTAATGGCTAATTGAACTCTGTCTTCAAAAGAAGTACGGGCTCCATATGCTTTATTTCCCTGCTCTACAAAACGATCGAGCCAGCTATAGACTTGTATAAACACTTCATTTGGTTGCTCAGTCATTCCATAATGTCCAAAACAGAGGAAATGAGGTTTTAGCTCCTTGAACATTTTAAGAGACTGACGCATTTTGTCAGGATGAAATTGATTTGGCGAAGTTGATGGCAAATAAAGCTTAACCCCTGTACCCTCTAAGTCCGGATAGCAGATACCGGCAGTATCTCCCGTAAAGAGAGCCTTAGTGGATTCATCAAAAATACTAACATGATGATTCGCATGTCCCGGTGAGTGATAGAAGGTAAGTACATGATATGGACCTATTTGAAGCTTTTCTTCATGCTCCATCGACCTTATGCGATCTTCAGGGATAGGAACAATTGGATCAAATAGATTATCGAATCGATCTCCATACACCGCTTTTGCTCCCGCAATTAACCTTGTAGGATCAATTAAATGCCTTTTACCGGCAGGGTGGACGTATACAGTTGCATTCGGACAGGATTGTAGTAAAAGTCCAGCACCACCAGCATGATCAAGATGGATATGTGTTACAATAATGTTCTTGACCTGAATAGGAGTGAATCCTAATTCCTGTAATCCAGCAAGGATGAATGGGACAGAAGGGCTAGCGCTTGTTTCGATAATAGTAAGTTGGTCGGCAACGAGCAGGTAGCTACCCGTTCTATTATCAAGTCCTAAGTCATGACCGTCAATAATGTACAAATTTTCGAGGAGTTTCACTACATTTTTCAAAAAAAAACCTCCTTTTTTATACTTTTCCTTGTACAAACACCCATCATTATTTTATGCTGTTAATATTGGCATGTAAAGAAGGATGGCAAGAATTTTCTGATTTCTTTTTTCGTATAGAAACATGTCAAAAGAGAAACCTAGGAGTATCAATAGGTTTGTTTCGAAAGGAGAGAGAGTATGTCGCAGCTTCAAGGAATCATTACACGTTTAAAAAATCTTCAAGAGCAAGCGAGTTCAGGTGAGCCAGCTCAACGCTTTTTTGAAGTTAATGGAGAAAGAAAGTGTCAGGTTACTTTTCACCCAAAAACAGAAACATTTGAACTAGAAGTATACAATGACAAAGAAAAATCGAAGAGATACCAATTCGACAACATCGATATGATTACTA from Robertmurraya sp. FSL R5-0851 includes the following:
- a CDS encoding DUF3993 domain-containing protein; amino-acid sequence: MGRNKRMLLLVFSILFFFPLIGQAAPVTTMETREDVLGFLHEAFQAQVSLSEVGRTEEEINSILKPYFTNSYNQLFKKENMVEENGLQFTYGTDFAPYYIPFFQFSDQTEIVINKNNIYVYEFFKGVNEGPVIYKDHYEAIILKKEHTRDWKISEYVYDFNPSTDIAPEREEEKKNSLEKNNPLLTLMISTLHHIKLTASFFNHYIAFGNE
- a CDS encoding glutaredoxin family protein yields the protein MNKVTLYTQPGCPPCEFTKNFFNEQNISYELKDIKKDSSARDELIKLGSYSTPTIVINGDVIIGFEQERIIEALGLSNKNE
- a CDS encoding MBL fold metallo-hydrolase yields the protein MKNVVKLLENLYIIDGHDLGLDNRTGSYLLVADQLTIIETSASPSVPFILAGLQELGFTPIQVKNIIVTHIHLDHAGGAGLLLQSCPNATVYVHPAGKRHLIDPTRLIAGAKAVYGDRFDNLFDPIVPIPEDRIRSMEHEEKLQIGPYHVLTFYHSPGHANHHVSIFDESTKALFTGDTAGICYPDLEGTGVKLYLPSTSPNQFHPDKMRQSLKMFKELKPHFLCFGHYGMTEQPNEVFIQVYSWLDRFVEQGNKAYGARTSFEDRVQLAIKYLSEMIQDHLESYSISRNHKVNEVISLDLSICAMGLIDFIDKQKYT
- a CDS encoding YkuJ family protein, with the protein product MSQLQGIITRLKNLQEQASSGEPAQRFFEVNGERKCQVTFHPKTETFELEVYNDKEKSKRYQFDNIDMITIEIFDLIQ